In Nitrospiria bacterium, a single genomic region encodes these proteins:
- the lpxA gene encoding acyl-ACP--UDP-N-acetylglucosamine O-acyltransferase, translated as MTRIHPTALIHPKARIDDDVEVGPYCVIGEHVQLHRGVQVASHVVIDGWTEIGEGCRLFPFSSIGSVPQDLKFKGEKSHVVIGKNNTIREYVTVHRGTEPGGGVTKIGDHNLLMAYVHVAHDCQIGNHVVLANAATLAGHIAVQDHAVIGGLTGVHQFVRIGRHAIIGGCSAVAQDIPPFVSAVGNRAKLYGLNTVGLKRHGFRDEQMASLKTAYKILFRSKLSMKEAVEKIRNELPSSPEAQDLATFVETSERGVCR; from the coding sequence GTGACGCGAATCCATCCGACCGCGTTGATTCATCCGAAGGCCCGCATCGACGACGACGTCGAGGTCGGTCCCTACTGCGTGATCGGGGAACACGTTCAATTGCACCGGGGAGTTCAGGTCGCCTCGCATGTCGTGATCGACGGCTGGACCGAGATCGGGGAAGGGTGCCGTCTCTTTCCCTTTTCGTCCATCGGTTCCGTTCCCCAGGATCTGAAATTCAAGGGAGAAAAATCGCACGTCGTGATCGGAAAGAATAATACAATACGGGAATACGTCACCGTCCACCGCGGCACGGAACCGGGGGGCGGCGTCACGAAAATCGGCGACCACAACCTTCTCATGGCGTACGTCCATGTGGCGCACGACTGCCAGATCGGAAACCACGTCGTTCTGGCCAACGCGGCGACCCTGGCCGGGCATATCGCGGTGCAGGATCACGCGGTCATCGGCGGACTGACGGGCGTGCACCAGTTTGTTCGCATCGGCCGGCACGCGATTATCGGAGGCTGCTCCGCGGTGGCGCAGGACATTCCGCCGTTCGTCTCGGCCGTGGGGAACCGGGCCAAACTGTACGGCCTGAACACGGTCGGATTGAAACGCCATGGATTCCGCGACGAGCAGATGGCCTCGCTCAAGACGGCTTACAAAATTCTGTTTCGATCCAAGCTTTCGATGAAAGAGGCCGTGGAGAAGATCCGGAACGAGCTTCCGAGTTCACCGGAGGCGCAGGACCTGGCCACGTTCGTCGAGACGTCCGAGCGGGGTGTGTGCCGATGA
- the fabZ gene encoding 3-hydroxyacyl-ACP dehydratase FabZ, which translates to MIDARDILGILPHRYPFLLIDRIEEIEIGRRIVGIKNVTIGEPYFQGHFPDRPIMPGVLIIEAMAQVGGVLAFKSSTDPKKKLVYFLAIEKAKFRKPVLPGDQIRFELTVAQSRPPYWKLKGTAHVEKTLVCEAQLTAMLAEDAEEGGAR; encoded by the coding sequence ATGATCGATGCGCGCGACATTCTGGGAATCCTTCCCCACCGCTATCCGTTTCTCCTCATCGATCGCATCGAGGAGATCGAGATCGGCCGGCGGATTGTGGGCATCAAGAATGTGACGATCGGCGAGCCCTACTTCCAGGGGCACTTTCCGGATCGCCCGATTATGCCGGGAGTGCTGATCATCGAGGCCATGGCCCAGGTCGGCGGCGTGTTGGCTTTCAAGTCCAGCACGGATCCCAAGAAAAAACTGGTCTATTTTCTGGCCATCGAAAAAGCCAAATTCCGAAAGCCGGTTTTACCCGGCGATCAAATCCGGTTCGAGTTGACGGTGGCCCAGAGTCGTCCTCCGTATTGGAAGCTCAAAGGGACCGCCCATGTGGAAAAGACGCTGGTCTGCGAGGCCCAGCTGACGGCCATGCTGGCGGAGGACGCGGAGGAGGGGGGAGCCCGGTGA
- the lpxB gene encoding lipid-A-disaccharide synthase: MTVAAGARRAVPPGREEPNVSGPTILIVTGEASGDLHGAELARALLLQQPDLRILGMGAEKMKGAGVELVFDNRQLGVMGLVEVFQRWRSVLRAFEAVKEVLMNRGVDLVVLIDSPDFNLRVAKLAKRMAIPTVYYIGPKVWAWRAGRLKTIKKWVDRMLVIFPFEEPLYREAGVPCEFVGHPLLDEIPPTLNRGELRRRYEISDDAVVVALLPGSRRMEIDRLLDRMTEAFRRIRTGLPSVIGIVPVAPSLSMSEIRRKLFGRADGLRLVSGDAPQVLACADFAVVASGTATLEAAVVGTPMVIVYKVAPLTMLLARLLVKIRSAGLVNILAGRVVTPELLQSNATPERIAEVVLDHLRDPAKMKEQRKSLEEVRQKLGSPGAAHRAAASILKILFQTTRTVTA, encoded by the coding sequence ATGACCGTTGCGGCGGGGGCGCGGCGCGCCGTTCCACCAGGACGGGAGGAACCCAACGTGTCCGGACCCACGATCCTGATTGTGACGGGCGAGGCCTCGGGCGATCTGCACGGCGCCGAATTGGCCCGGGCGCTTCTCCTCCAGCAGCCGGACCTCCGGATTCTTGGAATGGGCGCGGAGAAAATGAAGGGGGCCGGGGTGGAGTTGGTATTCGACAATCGGCAACTGGGCGTCATGGGGCTCGTCGAGGTTTTCCAGAGATGGCGGTCGGTTCTCCGGGCGTTTGAGGCGGTCAAGGAAGTCCTCATGAATCGCGGCGTTGACCTGGTGGTCCTGATCGATTCGCCGGATTTCAATTTGAGGGTCGCGAAGCTGGCCAAACGAATGGCGATTCCGACGGTCTATTACATCGGGCCCAAGGTCTGGGCCTGGAGGGCGGGCCGCCTCAAAACAATCAAAAAATGGGTCGACCGGATGCTGGTGATCTTTCCGTTCGAAGAGCCGTTGTATCGAGAAGCCGGCGTGCCCTGCGAGTTCGTGGGCCATCCGCTCCTGGATGAAATTCCGCCGACGCTGAACCGCGGGGAACTGCGCCGCCGCTACGAAATTTCCGACGACGCCGTTGTCGTCGCGCTTTTGCCCGGCAGCCGGCGGATGGAAATCGATCGTCTTTTGGATCGGATGACGGAGGCTTTCCGACGGATCCGGACGGGTCTGCCGTCCGTGATCGGAATCGTGCCGGTGGCGCCGTCGCTTTCGATGTCGGAAATTCGCCGGAAATTATTCGGGCGCGCCGACGGGTTGAGGCTGGTGAGCGGCGACGCGCCCCAGGTCCTGGCCTGCGCCGATTTTGCGGTCGTCGCCTCCGGGACGGCGACGCTGGAGGCGGCCGTGGTCGGAACCCCGATGGTCATTGTGTATAAAGTGGCCCCGCTCACCATGCTCCTTGCCCGTTTGCTGGTGAAGATCCGGTCCGCCGGGCTGGTGAACATTCTTGCCGGGCGGGTCGTGACGCCGGAACTGCTTCAGTCGAATGCGACGCCGGAGAGGATCGCGGAGGTCGTCCTGGATCACCTGCGCGATCCGGCCAAGATGAAGGAACAACGAAAATCGCTGGAAGAGGTTCGGCAAAAGCTGGGCTCGCCGGGCGCCGCCCATCGCGCCGCCGCCAGCATCCTGAAGATTTTATTTCAAACGACTCGGACGGTCACGGCATGA
- the lpxI gene encoding UDP-2,3-diacylglucosamine diphosphatase LpxI (LpxI, functionally equivalent to LpxH, replaces it in LPS biosynthesis in a minority of bacteria.) codes for MKTLGLIAGSGTFPLTVAQAARREGYRVVAVAHQGETHPDLAAHVDELTWIYVGELNKLIEAFKNAGVSEAVMAGGIKKVRLFGNARPDLRTLSLLARVGIKKDDSLLRAVADELASEGIRIRSATEMLSGILTPKGPLTERPLTAREEQDAEFGWSLAKEIGRLDIGQCAVVKDRTVLAVEAIEGTDETIRRGGRHGGEGAVVVKVRKPQQDVRFDLPTVGPQTIEVMSEVGATVLVLEAGGSILLEKNLLLEKARTAGISVLGR; via the coding sequence ATGAAAACGCTGGGACTCATCGCCGGCAGCGGGACTTTTCCCTTGACGGTGGCGCAGGCCGCGCGGCGGGAGGGGTATCGCGTTGTCGCGGTCGCCCATCAGGGCGAAACCCACCCCGACCTGGCCGCGCACGTCGATGAACTGACGTGGATCTACGTGGGGGAGTTGAATAAACTGATCGAGGCCTTCAAAAACGCCGGCGTATCCGAGGCCGTCATGGCGGGAGGCATCAAAAAGGTTCGGCTGTTTGGAAACGCCCGGCCGGACCTTCGCACCCTGTCGCTGCTCGCCCGGGTCGGAATCAAAAAAGACGACAGTCTGCTCCGCGCCGTGGCGGACGAGCTGGCCTCGGAGGGAATCCGGATCCGTTCGGCGACGGAAATGTTGTCCGGCATCCTGACGCCCAAAGGACCGTTGACGGAACGACCCCTGACGGCGCGGGAGGAGCAGGATGCGGAGTTCGGGTGGTCGCTGGCCAAGGAGATCGGCCGCTTGGACATCGGACAATGCGCCGTGGTGAAGGATCGCACCGTCCTGGCGGTGGAAGCGATCGAAGGAACGGACGAGACGATCCGCCGCGGCGGCCGCCACGGCGGCGAGGGGGCCGTCGTGGTTAAAGTGCGTAAACCGCAGCAGGACGTCCGGTTTGATCTCCCGACGGTCGGCCCCCAGACCATCGAGGTGATGTCCGAGGTCGGAGCGACGGTTCTTGTCCTCGAAGCCGGAGGCAGCATTTTGCTGGAAAAAAACCTGCTATTGGAAAAGGCCCGGACGGCCGGGATTTCGGTTTTGGGTCGCTAA